The Nocardia sp. NBC_00508 nucleotide sequence TCAGCACCGTCGGCTACATCACGCCGCAGGGCACCTACATGCGGTTCACCCAGAGCAGCGCGACCGAGGAGGCGCTGGCCCGGTTCGTGCTCGGATCGCGGTACGCCAGCGGCGCCGACGAGATCGGCGGGCAGAAATGGATCGTCTACGCCGAGCAGGGCTCGGAGACCGCGTGGATCGCCGACCTCGGCCAGTCGCGGGTGCTGATCACCGGCGCCGGAAATCAAGCGGCGTTCACCACGCTGGCCCAGGCGATCACCGCAGCCCAGCCGCTGAAGCCCTGATTCAACCGGGTGCGACCCAGGTCGATCCCGCGGCCTCCGCGGCCTCGCCGAACCGTTTGTCATAGGTCACGACGGCGGTCAGATCGTCGGCGAGTTCCAACGCGGTGGCCAGGTGCAGCGCATCGAGACTTCGAACGGTGGCCGGGGAAATCGCGGTTGCGTTCGCGCGCACAATCGCGTCCATCTCCAACCGGTCTATGTGTCACACGCCCCCGTCCGGTCGCTCGCAGCCCTGAAACACGGTTGGCTTTCCGCACCTACGACGGTTAGGTTGGCCGCGGAGCGAGACACATGCCGAACCGGATCTCGGAGGTTGATGAATATGGCTGTCCTCAGCCGTCTTTCGCATGCCTTCCGCCGGTCCGCGCGCCACTGACTCCGCAGACGCGTCGGTGCGGGCCGGTCCTCTTCGATGACCAGGAGTGTCACGTGTCTCTTGTTGTTTCCCCAGATCTGACCACTGAACATCTCGTCCTGCGGTCGTGGACGGCCGATGAGGCCGCCGCCGTGCTCCACGACCTGCGCGCGGCCGCCTGGGCCGCGGATTTCCCGGCCGAGGGCGATCGAGTCATCGCCGGGCTTTTCGGCGAGCATCCGGACTGGCTCGGACCGTTCGGGCACCGGTTGGTGATCGAGCGAGCGAGCGGGCTCGTGGTCGGATCGATCGGGTTGTTCTGGCCGCCGCTCGACGGCGATCTGGAGATCGGGTACGGCATCGTCGCGTCGCGGCGGGGTCGCGGCTACGCCACCGAGGCGACCGTCGCGCTGACCGCCCACGCGTTCACCGCGCCTGGCGTTCGTGAAGTGCACGCCGAGGCCGAACTGTCCAACCCGCCGTCGGTGCGTGTGCTGGAGAAGGCCGGGTTCCAGCGGGTCAGCGCAGCGGACGGTGTGGCCCGGTTCCGCGCAACATTCGTGCGGCGCAAGTAGGCGACCCGGCGGGGCTGCCGGTCAGCGGTGGGTGACCACGTTGACGATGGTCCCGCTGGGGTCGCGGACGAAGAAGCGGCGAACGCCCCAAGGCTCGTCGCGCAAGGGGTAGACGATGTCGGCGCCCGCGGCGGTCATCGCGCCGTGCACGGCGTCGACGTCGTCGACCTCCACGCTCATGTCCGGCTGCGGCTGTTCGGCGTCCGGGCCGACGAGCAGGACTTGGGCGGTCGGGTTGGACGGGGACGCCATCGTGACGACCCAGCCCAGGTCCATCGCCTCGCGGAAGCCGAGCAGCCGGTAGAAGTCGCGGCTGGCGGCCAGGTCGGTGGTGCGGATGTCCGGGGTGGCGCGGCGGATGGTCACTGCTGCTGTTCCAAGTCGGAGCGGTGCAGCGCGTCCTCCACGCGTTTGCGCGCGCCCGCCAGGTGCTCTTCACAACGGTTGGCCAGCGCCTCGCCGCGTTCCCACAGGGCGAGGGATTCGTCCAGGTCGAGGCCGCCCTGCTCGAGGATCTTCACCACGTTGACCAATTCGTCGCGGGCGCGTTCGTAGCCGAAGTTCACGATCTCGGCGAGTTCGTCGGCCGGATCGGCTTCCGTCCCGTCCTTACCCGTGGACTTGCCGGACTCGGCCAAGGTCAGTTCCTCCCTGTGTCGGTGTGCGGCGCCGATCCGCGACCGCGAACTCCATCGCTCTTCGCTCCGAGCGCCTGGGTGCCGAGCGCGGCGGCGGTAACGGCGCCGTCAGCGACCCGGATGCGCAGCTGGCTTCCCGCGGGCGCGTCCTCGATCGAGCGCACCACCACCCGCTCCCGGCCGGTGACGCGCTGCACGACAGCGTAGCCACGAGCCAGCGTCGCGGCCGGACCCACGGCGGTGAGTTTCTCGCGCAGGTGTGTGGTCGCCATCGTCTCGGTGCGGATGACCTGCTCGCCGCAGCGGCGCGCCGACCTGCGCAGGCGCTCGATCTCCTCCTGACGGCGGTCGACCTCGCGCAGCGGGTCGGCCAGCACCGGCCGCGACCGCAGCTGGGTGAGCGCCCTGGTCTCGCGGTCGACCCAGCCGCGCAGCGCGGCGGCGGTGCGGCCGCGCAGCTCACGGACGCAGGCCAGCTCGGCGGCGG carries:
- a CDS encoding GNAT family N-acetyltransferase — translated: MSLVVSPDLTTEHLVLRSWTADEAAAVLHDLRAAAWAADFPAEGDRVIAGLFGEHPDWLGPFGHRLVIERASGLVVGSIGLFWPPLDGDLEIGYGIVASRRGRGYATEATVALTAHAFTAPGVREVHAEAELSNPPSVRVLEKAGFQRVSAADGVARFRATFVRRK
- a CDS encoding VOC family protein, whose amino-acid sequence is MTIRRATPDIRTTDLAASRDFYRLLGFREAMDLGWVVTMASPSNPTAQVLLVGPDAEQPQPDMSVEVDDVDAVHGAMTAAGADIVYPLRDEPWGVRRFFVRDPSGTIVNVVTHR
- a CDS encoding DUF4245 domain-containing protein yields the protein MPYQKPRIMNDYRDLFWSLIPLVLIAVVFAGLASQCSFAAKGPTQGQIPHFDARAALNADARSLPFPIRNPALPADWTPNSGSRESIGGIGGGPVSTVGYITPQGTYMRFTQSSATEEALARFVLGSRYASGADEIGGQKWIVYAEQGSETAWIADLGQSRVLITGAGNQAAFTTLAQAITAAQPLKP
- a CDS encoding exodeoxyribonuclease VII small subunit, which produces MVNFGYERARDELVNVVKILEQGGLDLDESLALWERGEALANRCEEHLAGARKRVEDALHRSDLEQQQ